Proteins encoded within one genomic window of Mya arenaria isolate MELC-2E11 chromosome 13, ASM2691426v1:
- the LOC128215218 gene encoding uncharacterized protein LOC128215218, with translation MDDLSEMTVEKFKMWSLHAIKVYLSRRKKPVDGNLDELSARAFCAWEENLPVDANAELAEHRLQHEYKAKLNPGDEVIPDPFSLTSGWKCEKDGLATWPSVYITDIAEYLNGMASSEIVHRLLNEYKEGKAYRYLECPETVKAQIPTVDNIKYLLEENGKIVLDSKHPYYFQIQGQMGILGRSFCDLFIYTLHGSLTVRVCFDMQFGSSLENGLSSFWTKHMFQAICGMNRNDQPSNRDENKTKHMFQAICGMNRNDQPSNRDENQTPLLKTTGSDPNNNAIPVAAEQNVERPAISARRALIPISTQPLKRKKKTRKAESKTIVFLCGICGLDCLDEPQSENIQSVQCDGCSVWTHYVCAGVTDELVSIALKWFCKKCKN, from the exons TGAGTGAAATGACGgttgaaaagtttaaaatgtgGTCATTACATGCTATTAAAGTGTATTTGTCTAGAAGAAAGAAGCCAGTGGATGGGAACCTTGATGAGTTATCAGCGAg GGCATTTTGTGCCTGGGAAGAAAACCTGCCAGTAGACGCCAACGCTGAGCTCGCAGAACATCGTCTTCAGCATGAATACAAGGCTAAGCTTAACCCTGGAGATGAAGTGATTCCGGACCCCTTTTCATTGACATCTGGTTGGAAATGTGAGAAGGATGGCTTAGCTACCTGGCCCTCGGTTTACATTACAGACATTGCAGAGTACTTGAATGGAATGGCTTCTAGTGAGATAGTCCATAGGTTGTTGAATGAATACAAGGAAGGAAAAGCATATAGGTATTTGGAATGTCCAGAGACAGTGAAGGCCCAAATTCCAACAGtagataatattaaatatcttcTTGAAGAGAATGGCAAAATAGTGCTCGATTCAAAACACCCCTACTATTTCCAAATACAGGGACAAATGGGCATTCTTGGCCGAAGCTTCTGTGACCTATTCATTTATACTTTACATGGCAGTCTTACTGTCAGAGTATGTTTTGACATGCAATTTGGGTCTTCGCTAGAAAATGGTCTTAGTTCATTTTGGACTAAACACATGTTCCAGGCTATCTGTGGGATGAACAGGAATGATCAGCCTTCTAACAGAGATGAAAACAAGACTAAACACATGTTCCAGGCTATCTGTGGGATGAACAGGAATGATCAGCCTTCTAACAGAGATGAAAACCAGACTCCACTGCTGAAAACCACAGGATCTGACCCAAACAACAACGCCATCCCTGTTGCTGCTGAGCAAAATGTTGAACGTCCTGCAATATCAGCACGACGTGCTTTGATTCCAATCAGCACACAGCCATTGAAGCGGAAAAAGAAAACCAGAAAGGCTGAGTCAAAGACAATTGTATTCCTCTGTGGTATATGTGGTTTGGATTGTTTGGATGAGCCACAAAGTGAGAATATCCAGTCTGTTCAGTGTGATGGATGTAGTGTTTGGACACATTATGTTTGTGCTGGGGTGACAGATGAGTTAGTGAGTATTGCTCTCAAGTGGTTCTgcaaaaagtgtaaaaactga